One stretch of Armigeres subalbatus isolate Guangzhou_Male chromosome 2, GZ_Asu_2, whole genome shotgun sequence DNA includes these proteins:
- the LOC134215805 gene encoding histone H3.Y-like produces MEDSDLPMSESESEEEGASSGYMPDISSIAADIRRTLRHYALDLNESDLPVAESTRIDGYHLANGPSFPSEIEYCSRPVITRALQEIMMLQHTTGLLIPRKPFKQLVRFVADAVKPGLRFTREADDIIQEAAEIYLIELLNATNMCASHANRITIRPDDVGLALDIGRY; encoded by the exons ATGGAAGATTCAGATTTACCTatgtcagaatcagaatcagaagaaGAGGGTGCTTCTAGCGGTTATATGCCCGACATATCGAGTATTGCTGCTGATATACGCCGAACATTGAGACATTATGCTTTAGACCTTAACGAAAGCGATCTACCAG TGGCGGAGTCCACGAGGATAGACGGATATCATCTAGCGAACGGACCGTCGTTTCCTAGTGAAATCGAATACTGTTCGCGCCCGGTGATAACAAGGGCTCTGCAGGAAATAATGATGCTTCAGCACACAACGGGATTGTTGATTCCTAGGAAGCCGTTCAAACAGTTGGTGCGGTTTGTAGCTGATGCTGTGAAACCAGGGTTACGCTTCACCCGCGAGGCTGACGACATAATTCAGGAAGCAGCTGAGATATATCTCATTGAACTGCTAAATGCAACGAATATGTGCGCTTCGCATGCGAACCGCATTACGATAAGACCAGATGATGTAGGCTTGGCTTTGGATATTGGTCGGTATTAA